TAATGTGGATTCTAGATATGTAAACTCTAGATAGATCTCCAAGACACATCCACAAAATGTTATTCAATCGGGATAGGCAACACTGGAGACTTCCGATATAAAACACGTTATATCTTATAAGTATTTCTAGAAATATATGCAATTCGCCCCCAGAATAACGGCTTTCAGAGCATACAAATAAGTAATAGGCTTTTTAGCATTACTATCAACTCAATCATTAGCAGTCAATATATTGGCTTCATACTGAGAGATTCACTACCATGTAAATGTGATAGCCACATCGGTACACTAGTGCCTTTCCCCACACTGCCCCTACATCCCAAGTACAGTACAGAGGTTATAACAACAATTGCATCCAGTCTTCATCTGGTTAGTGACATCTAGTTTATCAGCACCTTCCAATTCATCTTGGTCTTTCAACTGAAGCTCAACAAAAAAATAAAGTACAATTGGTTGTGCTGTTGCAAACATTTAGGCAAATTGAAGTATTGATCAACTGGCTTCTAACATTTAGAAAGAATTTTACAATATCTTCAGGAAATTGGATGGGTCAATACATCGCCCTCTTTGGAGACACCAGACCTTGATCTAGAACATTGgcaattcctcccacatcctgcatctgctcaacccactgagttcctccagcagattattttttTTAGCACCATTAAATTCTCTGCCCCATTTGATTATTCAATTTAGGATTTTAATTCAAGAGACATTCAACATTAAAATGGGGGCTTGAGAGCTTAACACCCACTCCAAGAACAAATCTGAACATTAAGTGACAACAAGAAAATCTGTAGTGCTGGAAAtcgaaagcaacacacaccaagtgctggaggaactcagcaggccaggcagcatctatggaatagagtaaactgttgatgttttgggccgagaaagatgctgatgaagggtctcagcccaaaatgtcgactgtttactcttttccatagatgctgtctggcctgctgagtttctccagcattttgtgtgttccatTGACATGGCAAGCCTCTTTGCAACACATTATTTATAGAAGAATTACCTACTGCATTATTCATCGACCTTTGTTCAATCACCTAGGGGAAAGTACAAAATGGATTAAGAATTCCAACCAATTCATTATTCCTAACTTATACCAAAGTTGCTTCCACGTTATTCAAAGACTACTACTAACACTGAGCATCAATCAAGCAGACTTGGTTGTTAAGTTCTCAAGTTGAGAATATACAAGTTTGCAGCATGTTCTTTGTTATTGTtcagttatattctgcatggaggattgCAGCAACTTCATACTGCTACAATGAACTTATAGATATCGAAAGGTAAATATACCAAAACATTTTAGTGAACAGGtgatttgcatatttttaaaTCATATTTGTACATTTGGCAGTTGTTCTATCTTCAAGTGTATTTGTCTTATGGTATTACCAATGATAACTTGAAATTAAGGTCTTGAAAAGATAGAAATGCTCCCCCAAAGTCTTCACGGCATTCTAGTCACTAGAAGATTAACAGAATCTCCGAGGTAAAGGAACAATTTCATTTCTACCTCAGTAAAAAGAACGCAAACTGGCATttaattcaaagtatatttataccTTCCAGATACTTCcctgtagcatccaggacatctactAGGAGTGGTGtcttaggaaggcagcatccaccattagggatccccaccacccagaacatgtctTTTTCACACTGTTACCAATCGGTAAgcaggtagagaagcctgaaggcacacagtcagtgatttagggacagcttcttcacctctgccatccgatttctaaacaGACATTGAATCCAATAACACTAGCTCACTACTTTCTAATTTgtaattttgcactacttaacttaactatttaagagACAAATATACTTAAATAAATAGAGaataaaaactgagttacatgatcatgtatttcattgtactgctgtcgtGGAGTTAACAcataccggtgatattaaacccaattctgagtTAGGAAATAGTTCATTACAAGTTGCAAATGAAGTGGAACAGCTACCATTATTTTTGTCTGGACGTGCACCAAACTAAATTTTAGGATACAAGTTCGCTATGATTTGCACATGGAAAAGCGATCCCCTAGCACTGCCCATCTGCAAACTAAGTACCTTGGTGGGAATGGTAAATACCAGAGGCTAGAGGACATAGATGTGAagtgaggtggggtgggggtgggagaaagGAAAGTTTAGAAATGAGGTTTTAAAAGAAACAGTAATAGGAGCCCAGAAATATCCTGCCAGGGAAAGTGATGGAAGCTGATCCAACAGTAGAGGTCTAAGAGGTATTTAAACAGGCACATAATCAGTCATGGAATGGAGAGCTGTGGACCATGTGATGGCAGTTGGACTGTCAAAGCCAGCACAGACCAGCaggtcaaatggcctgttcctgtgcgaTACTATTCCATGTTCAAGTGACTGTTCTCCTTAGAACAGAAGTAGAAGAACGGAtatggttgatgcaccatcaataactctcggagacgtgagtcgagataggcttttattagctggaagaaagcagcatcagcagcaagagaccaccacacaacatcctggagactgagggaggagcagtgcctccaatcgcctttataccggggtccgtgggaggagccacaggagcagtcagcggggggggggggggggggggcgtgtccagacaggtatatgtagttcaccacaatggtaGATAGCAAAATTGTGCAGACTAAACAGTAGATAGACTAAATGGCCATTGGGAGAGTAGCAAGAATCAGTAAACAAAAAGAATTGATGAAAAGAACCAAAAGAGACAAGAAAAAATAAACGAGTGTTTAGTACATGCTATGAATTGCTGAATTTGGTGGTAGAGATGACAGGAAGTGAAAGAAAAACTACAAATAATGGCAATATAAAACAAAGTGCTGTAACTTCATTTGACTTTGGCAAGTTGCCAAGGGCAACTGATGGATGTTAAGACAAAAGGGAGTATGTGTATGGACAGTGTTGTGATGCTAAGTTACTATCTGAAAAATATTACTGGTTGATAGATTAATTGAAGCCTGAAAGTACAGTACATGCAGGAAGATTTTAAGTGATGGCACGAGCCACTTTAGGAGAGCCAAAAGCAGGAGGAGAATATTAGAaatgtccagtcaatacaagaGACCCCTTTAAACTATCAGACTTCAATTCAGGCAATCTCCATTTCAAATTATGTACTCTACAAGCTATCTTTCTGCACCACTGCTTTGTTTCAGATTACAGGCAACCACAAGTAATGCAACtgatcaaatttaaatcttgtaAACTTTTAGTTCCAAACCACTATATTAAACAATTTTGTTTTCAAACCATAAAATTAAACCATACAAATCAAGACAATAGATTTAACAGAAACCTTTAATAGATGACATTGTGAACAATAAATGGAAGTTTTCTAGAACCGTGAGGATTAGAACTATGGGAAGTTTACAAACGTAGTGTTTCATTGAATTGCCTAGAAAACAGTACGGACTTTGTAAACTCATTTTGAAACAGAAGTAGTTGATGGGAGAACAGTGCAGTATGTGATCATTACAACTTTGCTTAGGACAACTCCTTCAGCATGCAATGTTTGACATGCCCAAGTTTAAAATTCTCCCTTTTAAAACAATGTTGAAGTCACAGAACAGTTAGATGAATACAGCCAATTAGACTATTGGAGATTCCAACTTTCAAATTGTATTTCCATTGATTGGGCACTTTAGATTCCAATTCCATACCAGCACTGCTTCGAAGTCCTTTACTGGATCTAGTGCATGCATACGAGCACCAGACCCAAGTGAAGCCATTTACCGGTACACCAGATCTACTAGAATAAATTCAAGTCATTCTACATAGTCCACAAGGTCCAAGTTTAACCTCAAGTTGTTTTTAAAGTAGAATCTCTCTCCTACAAGGATATGGATTAaaccaaaaaaataaataagcttcCTTGAAAATTAAGAGCTTTTGTATTTTGAATTGCAAGTAACCAAATTTAATCATTGAGTCACCTTACACCACAAAATAAAAATTCTACATTACTTACATTAATTACCACATTGCCTTAAGTGTGTAATGCAGAACACGATTCAGAATTAGGGACTATTTAACAAACATCTCTGCATACAGGGGAAATACACCAACATCAGAAGAACACAAGTAGGGTTAAAACTGTGTGCAAGCTGACATATCTCCACAATTTTAGATAAAGGATTAAATATGTGCAGATCAGTCAATTCCAGAAATTGAATTTTTGGTCATTTGATTCAGTTACAGTGTAATGTTGTCATCAGTGACAGTGGAGTTAATTTCATTTCAACCACCAAGTATAGTTTTGGCAACAAAAGAAAACCTCTGGCAAAcaagagctgcagatgattctatTCTGTTTAGCTTTTCAGCAGCCACAACCTGACTAATTCCATTTCCCTGAAGTCCTTACACAAATTCCCATGACAACTGAAGGGATATAATGATTAATTCAAAGATCAAAAGCATATCTGCACAAAACCTGAAATATTCCTTCAATCTAATTTCATGGCAAATCATTCTATTAACGTTAAATACAGACATTAAGCAGTGTTACAAATTCCGCAGGCAAAAGGTGGCACAAAGCACAAATGAGAGTTCTAAAATTCTCATTCCCAACTCCTCGGGAATACAAGATTCCGGAAATTAACTTGTCAATTGTtaggtcggtggggaggggggagatgatattttgaaaacaaaaactTTACATTGTTAATGTGGTGGCGCAGCATAGCCACCCGTTGCAATAACAATCCATAAACTGCAAGTTAAAGCAAGCAACCTTTGACAGCAATTTAGAATATGGTAGTTTAAGATGAGAGTCCCCAGTCTACTGGATTGCAGTTTCTTGCCAAAGGATGGTGTGCTACATGATCTGTCGATGCATGCCATAGCCTGTCATGCCGGACTGAGAGGCTCCCTTGTTACTTCCCATCTGTAGGCCGATAACACTTTGCCCTTTTCGAAGCTGCTCTTCAGAAAATTCACGCTTGTTGCCCTGAGCTTTCCTGTTAAATAAAGGTACATGTGAACATAGGACATACATTGAGAAAACTTTTTCTTTAAAGAAGTGTATTTATAGTCAAAATTGACATTACCTTTGCAAGGCATTGATTTAACTAGACATTAAATGCCATTAAGAATACCTTGGAGTTTTAAATATGACACAAAAGTGTTACCTATGGAACCAGTTGGGATCTCCTTGATAATATCCATCATCTTTGGTTACTGCGACACTACCCAAAGCCATTAGTGTTCTTTGCACTGCAGCCAAATCCTTTCCTACAAGGAAAATAAAGCTTTGTATTGAAAACCTAAAACAATCAAAATGTAACAAGGTGGCAAGACATCAGCAAGATTTCTAAAAGAAAGTTAGCATAAAAAAAGTGCTAATTTGGATCAGTACTGTTTCACATTAACCATACAAAGATTGTTGTCCACTGCAAATATCTCTAATTTTAGGATTAGCAGGATCTAGCAGTTATCTATTTACATCAAAATGAAGCAAAAGAAACATCTTGCATTACAAATATCCATGGAAGCTTTTTATATGAATCTGTAGTTTCATGACCATAGGATTCTCATCCCAATATTTTGGATATTTCTCAGAAAAAGATAAATTAAAGAATTAAAGTCAGTAGAATTGTCAGTAAAGTTATTCAATAAGAGCAAATTATATTTCTAGATATGAATCCAGAAAGTATATAGAAATAAACAACAAAGCATCATCTTTGGAGATAATGTTTCTAATCAATGGTCCCAAAGTCACGAGAAACCATCACTTGCTCCGTAGATCATGTTTAAACAACTAATATTTGAACAAGTGAAAAGAATACTGAAAGAAATTTTACAACACTAAAATAGTGTTTCTATTTGTGTATATATAAAAAGAGTGCAAGAGAATGTTTGGATGTGATTACAAAGGATTAGGTAGAAAGCCATCTTGTTTTCctttttggggaaaaaaaaagtgCATCTTTCTTAATCCCCCACTAAACTCAGCCAAATGTTATTCACTCCCATTTCATAAACTTTTTAAAAGCAAAATGAAGCAGCAGTGCCCAATACCTTCCCAGAGGTCTACAGTCTGGAAGATATCCATTGTTGCAACACCATAATCTTCAGCGGCTTTCAGAAACTGAGAGATTTGTTCCATCTGTTTGAAGGCCATTTTGGTCTCTTGGACTTTTTTAATTGGCTCCTGGCCTTTTGGATAAAGTCCATTTATAACCCTACATAATAACTAAAaagaagagttaacatttcatgtGACAT
The Hemitrygon akajei chromosome 5, sHemAka1.3, whole genome shotgun sequence DNA segment above includes these coding regions:
- the LOC140727671 gene encoding transgelin-3-like; the encoded protein is MANRGPSYGLSREVEQKIERKYDPDLEERLVDWIIAQCGGNISRPDPGKTHFQKWLLNGVLLCRVINGLYPKGQEPIKKVQETKMAFKQMEQISQFLKAAEDYGVATMDIFQTVDLWEGKDLAAVQRTLMALGSVAVTKDDGYYQGDPNWFHRKAQGNKREFSEEQLRKGQSVIGLQMGSNKGASQSGMTGYGMHRQIM